The following proteins come from a genomic window of Aspergillus oryzae RIB40 DNA, chromosome 4:
- a CDS encoding crossover junction endodeoxyribonuclease (predicted protein) — protein sequence MGIPGLINAIGPGERISLSKLAITHLERTARPIRVAVDISIWLFQVQAGRGGKNPELRTLFYRLLKFLALPVHPLFVYDGKHKPPFKRGKATGSTYGSAPIIGLSKILVDLFRFPRHDAPGEAEAECARLQRAGVVDAVMSNDVDALMFGSTLTIMNFSKESGSGTSAATHITCYEMGNFNSSSCSRLDRAGMILFAMLSGGDYLPSGVPKCGSKLAAEIARAGFGEDLLEVLNSEETELNVKLNEWRERLQYELEANESGYFQTKHKAVRIPESFPDRTVLSYYAKPIVSDSKDLEVLQRRLENAWDQEIDALELRRFAADTFEWNYRSGARKVIRLLAEPLVSYRLRLRKDLTAFPFRLSESDVPMLQKVYKSRTSFSTDGLTELQLDFVPIDIVGLDLLAEEPNPPLPPQETAASGDEEDAEANAEPAPQSPAKKRVTKRFDPYSSEKIWVFETVATIGIPEVVQAWKQEESEKASAPKKPSNRKTGPKKKGPIDPGMKRGSILKYGTLTKERTEITQLKQAQLFEAAISSTSTPKKHSASNVQGPLSASRDLSSHGLYYQQQTTAFDRSQDFDYLTNMLSLCNISPNVGIKRHPASTRPPLRGRRGAVLSGDSEVEASKVPDADSLDCSLSSVSPGRIRMSYSNVSYNDLSTTDSTDSAQPVRAKCRNMSKPDQSISKSQGSQGVQKLEQAITIAFIKYYHTSC from the exons ATGGGTATTCCCGG ACTCATCAATGCAATTGGGCCTGGAGAGCGCATTTCCCTGTCAAAACTGGCAATAACCCACCTAGAGCGAACAGCGAGGCCTATTCGTGTTGCAGTGGACATTTCAATATGGCTTTTCCAGGTGCAGGCAGGTCGCGGCGGCAAAAATCCGGAGCTACGGACTTTGTTCTACAGGTTGCTGAAATTTTTAGCCCTTCCTGTTCACCCCCTGTTTGTTTACGACGGGAAACACAAGCCGCCCTTTAAAAGAGGCAAAGCTACAGGGAGCACTTATGGAAGCGCACCTATAATTGGACTTTCCAAGATCTTGGTTGATCTATTCAGGTTTCCTCGTCACGATGCGCCAGGGGAGGCCGAGGCTGAGTGCGCCCGACTGCAGAGGGCGGGTGTTGTCGACGCGGTTATGAGCAATGATGTTGATGCTCTCATGTTTGGGTCAACGTTGACCATTATGAATTTCTCCAAGGAAAGCGGAAGTGGCACGTCTGCTGCAACACACATTACCTGTTATGAAATGGGAAATTTTAACTCATCTTCATGCTCAAGGCTTGATCGTGCTGGCATGATCTTATTTGCTATGTTAAGTGGAGGCGATTACTTGCCATCCGGAGTCCCGAAGTGTGGTAGCAAGCTCGCTGCAGAAATTGCAAGAGCGGGCTTTGGCGAGGACCTTTTGGAAGTGCTCAACTCAGAAGAAACTGAGCTCAATGTGAAGCTGAACGAATGGAGAGAAAGGCTCCAGTATGAGCTTGAAGCGAACGAAAGTGGTTATTTTCAGACCAAACACAAAGCTGTTCGAATTCCGGAAAGCTTCCCAGACAGGACAGTATTGTCATATTATGCCAAGCCTATAGTATCAGATTCGAAGGATCTGGAAGTTTTACAACGCCGTTTAGAGAATGCCTGGGATCAAGAAATTGATGCTTTGGAATTAAGAAGATTTGCTGCGGATACTTTCGAGTGGAACTATCGCTCTGGGGCAAGGAAGGTGATAAGGTTACTCGCCGAACCTCTGGTTTCCTACCGACTTCGTCTCCGGAAGGACTTGACAGCGTTTCCTTTCAGGCTATCTGAAAGCGATGTGCCAATGCTCCAGAAAGTTTATAAGAGTAGGACGAGTTTCAGCACAGATGGATTAACAGAGCTGCAACTTGATTTTGTCCCtattgatattgttggcTTAGATCTGCTCGCTGAGGAGCCCAATCCACCACTTCCTCCGCAAGAAACGGCGGCTTCgggcgatgaggaggatgcagAAGCTAATGCTGAGCCTGCTCCGCAGTCACCGGCTAAGAAACGTGTCACGAAGCGATTTGATCCTTATTCCTCAGAGAAAATTTGGGTGTTTGAAACGGTGGCTACAATAGGAATCCCAGAAGTTGTGCAAGCTTGGAAACAGGAAGAGTCTGAGAAGGCCTCTGCGCCTAAAAAACCAAGCAATAGGAAAACAgggccaaagaagaagggaccGATAGATCCAGGCATGAAGAGAGGAAGTATCCTGAAATATGGCACTCTCACCAAAGAAAGGACTGAGATTACGCAACTCAAACAGGCGCAGCTCTTTGAGGCAGCAATATCATCGACGTCAACACCGAAGAAGCACAGTGCATCGAATGTGCAAGGGCCCCTGAGTGCTTCCAGAGACTTGTCTAGCCATGGCCTGTATTACCAACAGCAAACGACCGCTTTCGATCGAAGCCAAGATTTTGATTATTTAACTAATATGTTGTCTTTATGCAATATATCGCCCAATGTGGGCATCAAACGGCATCCAGCGTCTACTCGGCCTCCTCTCAGAGGTCGGCGTGGGGCGGTTCTCTCGGGCGATTCTGAGGTAGAGGCTTCGAAAGTTCCAGATGCAGATTCTTTGGACTGCTCTCTATCTTCTGTATCTCCGGGGAGAATCCGTATGAGCTATTCCAATGTTAGCTATAATGACCTGTCCACAACTGACAGTACGGATTCTGCTCAACCTGTACGTGCGAAGTGCCGCAACATGTCAAAACCCGATCAAAGTATATCCAAATCTCAGGGCTCTCAGGGAGTCCAGAAACTGGAGCAAGCTAT AACGATCGCATTCATTAAATATTACCATACCTCCTGCTAA